The Canis lupus familiaris isolate Mischka breed German Shepherd chromosome X, alternate assembly UU_Cfam_GSD_1.0, whole genome shotgun sequence genome has a segment encoding these proteins:
- the ARSL gene encoding arylsulfatase L precursor (The RefSeq protein has 1 substitution compared to this genomic sequence): MLHLEHSWSWLAVMVGVLLGARPSACRDLSGSRPNILLLMADDFGIGDIGCYGNNSIRTPNIDRLAEDGVMLTQHIAAASVCTPSRAAFLTGRYPLRSGMVSSNGYRVLQWTGVSGGLPTNETTFAKILKDRGYATGLIGKWHLGLNCESSNDHCHHPLNHGFDHFYGMPFSMMGDCIHWELSEKRAGMEHKLNVCFQIMAFAALTLTAGKLTHLTSGSWTPVVWSTIAATLLFVTSYSIGVLIVHADCFLMRNHTITEQPMHFQRTTSLILKEVSSFVQRNKHRPFLLFVSFLHVHTPLITTEKFRGKSAHGLYGDNTEEMDWMVGQILDTLDMEGLTNSTLVYFTSDHGGSLEAQLGKEQYGGWNGIYKGGKGMGGWEGGIRVPGIFRWPGVLQAGRVIHEPTSLMDVFPTVVQLGGGEVPQDRVTDGRDLLPLLLGTAQHSDHEFLLHYCENFLHAARWRQRDGGRLWKVHYMTPLFHPEGAGACYGRGVCPCSGDQVAHHDPPLLFDLSRDPSEAHALTPDTEPSFYHVMDTVARAVEEHRRTLIPVPLQLDTLGNIWRPWLQPCCGQFPLCWCDREGDPR, encoded by the exons GAGCTGGCTGGCTGTGATGGTCGGTGTGCTTCTGGGTGCGAGGCCCTCGGCTTGCAGGGATTTATCCGGTTCGCGTCCAAACATCCTTCTTCTGATGGCGGACGATTTTGGCATCGGCGATATCGGCTGCTATGGCAACAACAGCATCAG GACTCCAAATATTGACCGCCTCGCAGAGGACGGGGTGATGCTCACCCAGCACATCGCGGCTGCTTCAGTGTGCACCCCAAGCAGGGCTGCCTTCCTAACGGGCAGATACCCTCTGAGATCAG GTATGGTTTCCAGTAATGGTTATCGTGTTCTTCAATGGACCGGAGTATCTGGAGGGCTTCCGACCAATGAGACAActtttgcaaaaatattaaaagacagagGATACGCCACTGGACTAATAG GAAAATGGCATCTGGGCCTCAACTGTGAATCTTCCAATGATCACTGCCACCACCCACTCAACCATGGATTCGACCATTTCTACGGAATGCCCTTTTCCATGATGGGAGATTGCATCCACTGGGAGCTGTCAGAGAAGCGTGCTGGCATGGAGCACAAACTCAATGTCTGCTTCCAAATCATGGCCTTCGCTGCCCTCACGCTCACTGCTGGGAAACTCACCCACCTGACGTCAGGCTCGTGGACTCCGGTCGTCTGGTCAACCATAGCTGCCACCTTGCTCTTCGTGACCTCATATTCTATAGGTGTCCTGATTGTTCACGCAGACTGCTTTCTGATGAGAAACCACACCATCACTGAGCAGCCCATGCACTTTCAAAGGACGACATCTCTTATTCTCAAAGAGGTCTCCTCCTTTGTCCAAAG aaacaagCACAGACCTTTCCTCCTCTTTGTCTCCTTTCTACACGTGCACACCCCTCTGATCACTACCGAGAAGTTCCACGGGAAGAGCGCGCACGGGCTATACGGGGATAACACGGAAGAGATGGACTGGATGGTGG GGCAGATCCTTGATACTTTGGATATGGAAGGGTTGACCAACAGCACGCTTGTTTATTTTACGTCGGATCACGGGGGATCTTTAGAGGCCCAACTCGGAAAGGAGCAATATGGCGGCTGGAATGGAATCTACAAAG GTGGCAAAGGGATGGGGGGCTGGGAAGGTGGAATCCGCGTCCCAGGGATCTTCCGGTGGCCTGGGGTGCTGCAGGCCGGCCGCGTCATCCACGAGCCCACCAGCCTGATGGATGTTTTCCCCACCGTGGTCCAGCTGGGGGGCGGTGAGGTGCCCCAGGACAG GGTGACTGATGGCCGGGACCTGCTGCCCTTGCTGCTGGGGACAGCGCAACACTCTGACCACGAGTTCCTGCTGCACTACTGCGAGAATTTCCTGCACGCAGCCCGCTGGCGCCAACGGGACG GAGGAAGACTGTGGAAGGTGCACTACATGACCCCACTGTTCCACCCAGAGGGAGCCGGTGCCTGCTACGGGAGAGGGGTCTGTCCCTGCTCTGGGGACCAGGTAGCCCATCACGACCCGCCTTTGCTCTTCGACCTGTCCAGAGACCCTTCTGAAGCCCACGCCCTCACTCCGGACACGGAGCCCTCATTCTATCACGTGATGGACACAGTGGCTCGGGCCGTGGAGGAGCATCGCCGGACCCTCATCCCAGTTCCGCTGCAGCTAGATACGCTGGGCAACATCTGGAGGCCCTGGCTGCAGCCGTGCTGTGGCCAGTTCCCCCTCTGCTGGTGTGACCGGGAAGGCGACCCACGATAA
- the ARSD gene encoding LOW QUALITY PROTEIN: arylsulfatase D isoform X1 (The sequence of the model RefSeq protein was modified relative to this genomic sequence to represent the inferred CDS: deleted 1 base in 1 codon), translating to MAPGAPGAPGGRSAPAARHSWWPLLLLCLLPGTCQLKAANAFRPNILLIMADDLGIGDLGCYGNSTLRTPNIDRLAEEGVRLTQHLAAAPLCTPSRSSFLTGRHSFRSGMEAHDGYRALQWNGASGGLPENETTFARILQQQGYATGLIGKWHQGVNCESRTDHCHHPLNHGFDYFYGMPFTLVNDCHPDRPPEVDATTRAKLWLSTQMAALAVLTIAVGKVCGLISVSWKVVLGAASLVFLFFVSWYASFGFVRRWNCILMRNHDVTEQPMDLERTTSHMLREAVSYIERNKHQPFLLFLSLLHVHIPLVTTKQFLGKSQHGLYGDNVEEMDWLVGEVLNAIEENGLKNTTFTYFTSDHGGHLEARDERGQLGGWNGIFRGGKGMGGWEGGIRVPGIFRWPGVLPAGRVIHEPTSLMDVFPTVVQLGGGEVPQDRVIDGRSLVPLLRGAAEHSAHEFLFHYCGKYLHAARWHEKDSGRLWKVHYMTPRFHPKGAGACYGRGVCPCSGDGVTQHSPPLLFELSRDPSEARPLSPDSEPLYNMVVAQVGEAVEQHRKTLSPVPTQFSLSNIIWKPWLQPCCGTFPFCACGQDEDHSET from the exons atggctcccggggctcccggggctcccgggggaCGCAGCGCGCCCGCTGCCAG GCACTCCTGGTGGCCTCTCCTCCTTCTGTGTTTGCTCCCGGGGACATGCCAGTTAAAAGCAGCAAATGCGTTCAGACCCAATATTCTACTGATAATGGCAGATGATCTTGGCATTGGGGATCTTGGTTGCTATGGGAACAGCACCCTCAG GACACCCAATATCGACCGGCTTGCAGAGGAAGGCGTGAGGCTCACCCAGCACCTGGCGGCCGCC CCACTCTGCACCCCCAGCAGATCTTCCTTCCTCACAGGGAGGCACTCCTTCAGATCAG GCATGGAAGCCCATGATGGGTACCGCGCCCTCCAGTGGAACGGGGCATCGGGCGGACTCCCGGAGAACGAAACCACATTTGCGAGAATCCTGCAGCAGCAAGGTTATGCAACCGGCCTCATAG GAAAATGGCACCAGGGTGTAAACTGTGAATCCCGAACCGACCACTGCCACCACCCATTGAACCATGGATTTGACTATTTTTATGGCATGCCTTTCACGCTGGTGAATGACTGTCACCCAGACAGGCCCCCGGAAGTAGATGCCACCACCAGAGCAAAGCTGTGGCTTTCCACCCAGATGGCGGCCCTGGCGGTACTGACCATTGCTGTTGGCAAGGTTTGCGGGTTAATCTCCGTGTCCTGGAAGGTAGTTCTGGGTGCGGCCAGCCTCGTCTTCCTCTTCTTTGTCTCCTGGTACGCCAGCTTTGGGTTCGTGCGCCGTTGGAACTGTATCTTGATGAGAAATCATGACGTCACAGAGCAGCCCATGGATTTGGAAAGAACGACGAGTCACATGCTACGGGAGGCCGTTTCGTATATCGAAAG aaataAGCACCaaccatttcttctcttcttgtccTTGCTGCATGTACACATTCCCCTGGTAACCACAAAACAGTTTCTCGGGAAAAGCCAGCACGGCTTATATGGCGACAACGTGGAAGAGATGGATTGGCTTGTAG GTGAAGTCCTTAATGCCATTGAAGAAAACGGTTTGAAAAACACGACATTCACCTATTTTACCTCTGATCATGGAGGACATTTGGAGGCAAGAGACGAACGTGGCCAGCTGGGGGGATGGAATGGAATATTCAGAG GTGGCAAAGGGATGGGGGGCTGGGAAGGCGGCATCCGCGTCCCAGGGATCTTCCGGTGGCCTGGGGTGCTGCCAGCCGGCCGAGTGATCCACGAGCCCACCAGCCTGATGGATGTCTTCCCCACCGTGGTCCAGCTGGGGGGCGGCGAGGTGCCTCAGGACAG GGTGATTGATGGCCGTAGCCTGGTGCCCTTGCTTCGAGGGGCTGCTGAGCACTCAGCACATGAGTTCCTGTTTCATTACTGTGGAAAGTATCTCCACGCGGCACGCTGGCACGAGAAGGACA GTGGAAGACTCTGGAAGGTCCACTACATGACGCCACGATTCCACCCCAAGGGCGCAGGGGCCTGCTACGGCCGGGGTGTGTGCCCCTGCTCGGGGGACGGTGTGACCCAGCACAGCCCGCCCCTGCTCTTTGAGCTCTCCAGGGACCCTTCTGAGGCACGGCCCCTGTCCCCTGACTCTGAACCTCTGTACAACATGGTAGTAGCACAGGTGGGTGAGGCTGTGGAGCAGCACAGAAAGACCCTGAGCCCTGTGCCCACCCAGTTTTCCCTGAGCAACATCATCTGGAAGCCGTGGCTGCAGCCTTGCTGTGGGACCTTCCCCTTCTGCGCGTGTGGGCAGGATGAAGATCACAGTGAGACATGA